A genome region from bacterium SCSIO 12844 includes the following:
- the aroK gene encoding shikimate kinase AroK, with the protein MKRLQNIFLVGPMGAGKSTIGRQLANELKLDFFDSDREIETRCGVDIDWIFDIEGEAGFRQRERMVLEDLCEQQGIVVATGGGAVLLPENRSLLSSRGTVVYLQASIKQQLERTARDKRRPLLKGCDDKESRLKELMDAREALYSEVADYVVETSSTTVRSVVYKITKALMEETL; encoded by the coding sequence ATGAAAAGATTACAAAACATCTTTCTTGTAGGTCCAATGGGTGCTGGTAAAAGTACAATTGGTCGTCAGTTAGCTAATGAATTAAAATTGGATTTTTTTGATTCAGACCGTGAAATAGAAACACGCTGTGGCGTAGATATAGATTGGATATTTGATATTGAAGGAGAAGCAGGTTTTCGTCAGCGTGAACGAATGGTATTAGAAGATTTATGTGAGCAGCAAGGTATTGTTGTTGCAACAGGTGGTGGTGCAGTATTATTGCCTGAAAATCGAAGTTTATTATCATCTCGTGGAACAGTTGTTTATTTACAAGCTAGTATTAAGCAGCAGTTAGAACGAACAGCTAGAGATAAGCGTCGTCCCCTGTTAAAAGGCTGTGATGATAAGGAAAGCCGTCTAAAAGAGTTGATGGATGCGCGAGAAGCACTTTATAGCGAAGTTGCTGATTATGTTGTAGAAACAAGCAGTACGACAGTTAGAAGTGTTGTTTATAAGATTACGAAGGCATTAATGGAAGAAACTTTGTGA
- a CDS encoding response regulator, whose product MKSWGIRTRIVLLTIVPTLTISVLLGIYFISMRISDLNSNLMTRGRTLTTELVASSEYGLITHNHEILKKLADSMMSHTDVEVAAIYDSDGHVVGYTGKAPKIDDDFFSKLQNIHHASILTFQEQGNTLFVSPVLLHSVLLSDFNKISGVKLPKGFKRDTNSRLGWVVVGLSRTQTTLNEYQAVVATLAISFIGLAISVLFGIRLGRDVSEPLISIISAVSLLRDGKLQTRVKTGASGELQILEGGINQMARALETSHEEMQKNIEQATVDLRETLETIEIKNAELDIARKQALEASKIKSNFLANMSHEIRTPMNGIIGFTEFLLKTDLTQQQYDYVDTIQKSSRHLLRIINDILDFSKIESGKLELEVSTFNIYESIEEIIILMRPVTLEKSLNLLIDIHPDVPEYVMGDNLRFKQILMNLVSNAIKFTEKGDVIVTAKYKTEDYAHYYLYFEIKDSGVGISDRQQDRLFRAFTQADSSTSRRYGGTGLGLVICKSLIEKMDGEIGFKSGLGEGSTFWFTIKLKKISQAELIREKDDLKGKQIVVRYDDETSKSALNHILQYWQANTQFILKDEALIDLVADKQNEIDVIILDYTNLPDAPVLRKSLLDDIENFTKSPIILLLNMDDNIAKHYAESAKIRYYLVKPYKRSQLYDVITKRYEPISSHTQPLLSAPTGEQSYQNKTILAVDDNKINLRLITILLENIGLTVIPASGGKEAIEHAKETSFDMILMDIQMPEIDGIEASQRIQRTKLNKTTPIIALTADILGGQRKKLLDQGFTDYQSKPITEQKVNYLVETWLGKNIKKVDKITNEDIKISSDKYIDMALGVQLAGGSKKVAYEMFEMLLIDLNEAKEKIKLYAKNGDYQSLVQVVHKLHGGCCYCGVPILKKKIRELEAYLNEYIGNQTVSDKTTLDKIITACLDAIDRTLEAAKNEKANNSDNQGQDS is encoded by the coding sequence ATGAAAAGTTGGGGAATTCGCACACGAATTGTATTATTAACGATAGTGCCAACACTAACAATTAGTGTGCTATTGGGTATTTATTTTATTAGTATGCGAATTTCTGACTTAAATAGTAATTTAATGACTAGAGGCAGAACATTAACAACAGAATTGGTTGCTTCTAGTGAATATGGACTAATTACGCATAACCATGAGATATTAAAAAAATTAGCTGATAGTATGATGTCACATACTGATGTTGAAGTTGCTGCTATTTATGATTCAGATGGACATGTGGTCGGTTATACTGGTAAAGCACCGAAAATAGATGATGACTTTTTTTCAAAGTTACAAAACATTCATCATGCAAGTATTTTAACATTTCAAGAGCAAGGTAATACCTTATTTGTCTCTCCAGTATTATTACATTCAGTTTTATTATCTGATTTTAATAAAATAAGTGGAGTTAAACTGCCAAAAGGATTTAAAAGAGATACAAATAGTCGCCTTGGTTGGGTTGTTGTCGGTTTAAGTAGAACACAAACAACGCTTAATGAATATCAAGCCGTTGTTGCAACTTTAGCTATTAGTTTTATCGGGCTTGCAATTAGTGTGTTATTTGGTATTCGACTGGGCCGTGATGTTAGTGAACCTCTAATTAGTATTATTAGTGCAGTAAGCTTACTTCGTGATGGTAAATTACAAACTCGAGTTAAAACTGGCGCCAGTGGTGAGTTACAGATTCTTGAAGGTGGTATTAACCAAATGGCCCGAGCACTAGAGACATCACATGAAGAGATGCAGAAGAATATTGAGCAGGCAACGGTTGATTTAAGAGAAACGCTAGAGACCATTGAAATTAAAAATGCTGAATTAGATATTGCTAGAAAACAAGCATTAGAAGCCAGTAAAATTAAAAGTAACTTCTTAGCTAATATGTCCCATGAAATTCGTACGCCAATGAATGGGATTATTGGTTTTACTGAATTTTTACTAAAAACAGATTTAACACAACAACAATATGATTACGTTGATACGATTCAAAAATCATCCCGCCATTTATTACGAATTATTAATGATATTTTGGACTTCTCTAAAATTGAATCAGGCAAATTAGAGCTTGAAGTGTCAACATTTAATATTTATGAAAGTATTGAAGAAATTATTATTTTAATGCGCCCAGTCACATTAGAAAAATCTCTAAATCTATTAATTGATATTCATCCAGATGTGCCAGAGTATGTTATGGGTGATAATTTACGATTTAAGCAGATTCTAATGAACTTAGTTAGTAATGCCATTAAGTTTACGGAAAAAGGTGATGTGATTGTTACAGCTAAATATAAAACTGAAGATTATGCGCATTATTATCTTTACTTTGAAATAAAAGACTCAGGTGTTGGTATATCAGATCGCCAGCAAGATAGATTATTTAGAGCATTTACCCAAGCTGATAGCTCAACATCAAGGCGTTATGGTGGTACGGGGCTAGGCTTAGTTATTTGTAAAAGTTTAATTGAAAAGATGGATGGTGAAATTGGCTTTAAAAGTGGCTTAGGTGAAGGCTCAACTTTTTGGTTTACAATTAAGCTTAAGAAAATATCTCAAGCTGAATTAATTAGAGAAAAAGATGACCTAAAAGGTAAACAAATTGTTGTTCGTTATGATGATGAAACTTCAAAATCTGCATTAAATCATATACTACAATATTGGCAAGCGAATACTCAGTTTATATTAAAAGATGAAGCTTTAATTGACTTGGTTGCTGATAAACAAAATGAAATTGATGTCATAATATTAGATTATACCAATCTTCCAGATGCGCCTGTATTGAGGAAATCATTATTAGATGATATTGAGAACTTTACCAAATCACCCATTATTTTATTATTAAATATGGATGATAATATTGCTAAGCATTATGCTGAATCAGCTAAAATTCGATACTATTTGGTCAAACCATATAAACGAAGCCAGCTTTATGATGTCATTACTAAGCGTTATGAGCCAATCTCATCACATACTCAGCCCTTACTAAGCGCACCAACAGGTGAACAATCATACCAAAATAAGACTATATTAGCTGTTGATGATAATAAGATTAACCTTAGGTTAATTACAATTTTACTTGAAAATATTGGTTTGACTGTTATACCAGCTTCTGGAGGGAAAGAGGCGATAGAACATGCAAAAGAAACATCATTTGATATGATTTTAATGGATATTCAAATGCCAGAGATTGATGGTATCGAAGCTTCTCAAAGAATTCAAAGGACTAAGCTTAATAAAACTACACCAATCATAGCTTTAACTGCAGATATTTTAGGTGGCCAACGTAAAAAACTATTAGATCAAGGTTTTACTGATTATCAATCAAAACCAATTACAGAACAAAAAGTTAACTATCTAGTTGAAACCTGGCTTGGGAAAAATATTAAAAAAGTTGATAAAATTACAAATGAGGATATAAAAATATCGTCAGACAAGTATATTGATATGGCATTAGGCGTACAGTTAGCGGGTGGATCAAAGAAAGTAGCTTATGAAATGTTTGAAATGCTTTTAATAGATCTAAATGAAGCAAAAGAAAAAATTAAACTGTATGCTAAAAACGGTGACTATCAATCGCTAGTGCAAGTAGTTCATAAACTGCATGGTGGTTGTTGTTATTGTGGCGTTCCGATATTGAAAAAGAAAATCAGAGAGTTAGAGGCTTATTTAAATGAATATATAGGCAATCAAACAGTATCGGATAAAACAACGTTAGATAAAATAATCACTGCTTGCTTAGATGCGATTGATCGTACGCTTGAGGCAGCGAAAAATGAGAAGGCAAACAATTCAGATAATCAAGGGCAAGATTCATAG
- a CDS encoding amino acid permease, which produces MLKRRLRTRHLNMIALGGSIGTGIFLASGYALHVAGPGGAILAYALIAVMVYFLVTSLGEMATHRPTSGSFCEYSSLYVDPSFGMAMSYNYWFNWAITIAAEISAAVIIMKFWFPESSTLLLSAIFFFLVFFVNLFSVRVYGETEYWMSFIKVAVIVLFIVLCCFLVFKHHDLGVGNFTIADGPFHNGFAGFVAVFLVAGFSFQGSELIGISAGETKNPQKSIPKAVRTVFWRLFLFYVLATLFISLLIPFNDPALAQQDSIESSPFTLVFQQYFGLGFATNFLNLVILVALISAANASMYASTRTLWHMGNSGQVPKLFAKTTSYGLPVYALLATALVGSSIFLASFIGNGRFFAVIINVSSLCGFIAWFGIALSHYCFRKKIIKGDTSQLVYKAKWFPYAPLISMVFIGLIIIGQSYDVSETLTVGGFLKQYGALVGFIIIILAHKLYTYLNKHNKLQLDKLPST; this is translated from the coding sequence ATGTTAAAAAGGAGATTACGAACTCGTCATTTAAATATGATTGCTTTGGGTGGCTCAATTGGCACTGGTATCTTTTTAGCCAGTGGTTATGCATTACATGTCGCAGGACCAGGTGGTGCAATTTTAGCTTATGCGTTAATTGCAGTGATGGTCTATTTTTTAGTGACATCATTAGGGGAGATGGCAACGCATAGACCAACTTCAGGATCATTCTGTGAGTATTCATCTTTATATGTTGATCCATCGTTTGGAATGGCAATGAGCTATAACTATTGGTTTAACTGGGCAATTACCATTGCAGCAGAGATTTCAGCTGCAGTAATTATTATGAAATTTTGGTTTCCTGAAAGTTCTACCCTTTTACTATCTGCTATATTTTTCTTTTTGGTTTTTTTTGTTAATTTATTCTCTGTACGTGTCTATGGTGAAACAGAGTACTGGATGTCATTTATAAAAGTTGCAGTAATTGTACTATTTATTGTGCTGTGTTGTTTTCTTGTTTTTAAGCATCATGATTTAGGTGTTGGTAACTTTACAATTGCAGATGGTCCATTTCATAATGGTTTTGCTGGTTTTGTCGCAGTTTTTTTAGTTGCAGGTTTTTCATTTCAAGGTTCAGAATTAATTGGCATTAGTGCAGGTGAGACAAAAAATCCGCAAAAAAGTATTCCAAAGGCTGTAAGAACTGTATTTTGGCGATTATTTTTATTTTATGTATTAGCAACACTTTTTATTAGTCTTTTAATTCCTTTTAATGATCCAGCACTTGCGCAGCAAGACAGTATTGAATCGAGTCCATTTACACTTGTATTTCAACAGTATTTTGGTCTTGGGTTTGCAACAAATTTTTTAAATTTAGTAATTTTAGTTGCTTTGATTTCAGCTGCAAATGCAAGTATGTATGCATCAACACGAACATTATGGCATATGGGAAATTCAGGGCAAGTGCCAAAATTATTTGCTAAAACAACATCTTATGGCCTTCCTGTTTATGCGCTTTTAGCGACAGCGTTAGTAGGTTCTAGCATATTTTTAGCTTCATTCATTGGAAATGGTAGGTTTTTTGCAGTTATTATTAATGTTTCTTCATTATGTGGCTTTATTGCTTGGTTTGGGATTGCGTTAAGTCATTATTGCTTTAGGAAAAAAATTATAAAAGGTGATACGTCACAATTGGTTTATAAGGCAAAATGGTTTCCTTATGCACCGTTAATATCAATGGTATTTATCGGGCTAATCATTATAGGCCAAAGTTATGATGTCTCTGAAACATTAACGGTCGGTGGTTTTTTAAAGCAATATGGTGCATTAGTTGGGTTTATTATAATTATATTAGCTCATAAGCTATATACTTATTTGAATAAGCATAATAAGCTACAACTAGATAAATTGCCTAGTACTTAA
- the mutL gene encoding DNA mismatch repair endonuclease MutL has protein sequence MRRIKALPGLLANQIAAGEVVERPASVVKELIENSIDAQATEITVELEAGGKSFICIKDNGSGILKDDLALALSAHATSKIYELSELESVETMGFRGEALASIASVSEVSLISKHCEADMAWEVIQKGKEKDSFDLKPAALPVGTSIVIKNLFFNTPARRKFLKTDKTEFAHIDELIKRFALCYFNIAFTLIHNGKVIKQLPIADSIDKQLERVSQLGRKDFLTRTIQVDKTSSEGIRLWGWIGEPEIAKATQDMQYFYINGRMIKDKVVTHAIKKAYQDVLYHGRYPVYVLYFSIQSDQLDVNVHPTKNEVRFHNSQKVHSFIYSVIDQALDKTMPSITETVEEADHQTDNKTTIHQSNKKLPQDDKVVSVNEQVTAYHKLGKRSELFDDSLDLIFPNQSELITEDVNTLENNGIAAESLLKEQVSLDQQLSSTTTESKSQALIEEETYPLGFALAQLHGIYILAENKKGLVLVDMHAAHERILYESAKSSWQKDQMSKIETLLIPITITLSQEALITFEEFNDIFSELGFEMSLLGQSEIVIRSIPAFIKINDLENLIVQLLTDFKMLGFSKELEAYFNQLLATISCHSAVRANDQLTIEGMNEILRQMEKTVRSNQCNHGRPTWVQLDFKDLDKFFMRGR, from the coding sequence ATGCGTAGGATTAAAGCGTTACCTGGCTTATTAGCCAATCAAATTGCAGCAGGTGAAGTGGTTGAGCGGCCAGCTTCAGTTGTAAAAGAGCTAATTGAAAATAGTATTGATGCCCAAGCAACCGAAATTACAGTAGAGCTTGAAGCTGGTGGTAAATCATTTATTTGCATTAAAGATAATGGTAGTGGCATTTTAAAAGATGACTTGGCTTTGGCTTTATCAGCGCATGCAACAAGCAAAATCTATGAACTCTCTGAATTAGAATCCGTTGAAACAATGGGCTTTCGAGGGGAGGCATTAGCTAGTATTGCTTCTGTATCAGAAGTTTCTCTCATTTCAAAGCATTGTGAAGCTGATATGGCATGGGAAGTGATACAAAAAGGCAAAGAAAAAGATAGTTTTGATCTAAAGCCCGCAGCACTACCAGTAGGTACTAGCATTGTAATAAAGAATTTATTTTTTAATACGCCAGCAAGACGTAAGTTTTTAAAAACGGATAAAACTGAGTTTGCTCATATTGATGAATTGATCAAACGTTTTGCGCTTTGCTATTTTAATATTGCATTTACTTTAATTCATAATGGTAAAGTGATTAAGCAGTTACCAATAGCCGATTCTATAGATAAACAGCTAGAGCGAGTCAGTCAGCTAGGACGTAAAGATTTTTTAACACGCACAATTCAAGTTGATAAAACTTCATCAGAAGGCATAAGACTTTGGGGGTGGATTGGGGAACCTGAAATTGCCAAAGCTACTCAAGATATGCAGTATTTTTATATTAATGGGCGTATGATTAAAGACAAAGTCGTGACTCATGCAATCAAAAAAGCCTATCAAGATGTACTATATCATGGCCGTTATCCGGTTTATGTATTGTATTTTTCAATACAGTCAGATCAATTAGATGTTAATGTTCATCCAACTAAAAATGAAGTGAGATTCCATAATTCTCAAAAAGTACATAGTTTTATTTATTCAGTGATTGATCAAGCTCTAGACAAAACCATGCCATCAATTACTGAAACAGTTGAAGAAGCTGACCATCAAACAGATAACAAAACAACAATTCATCAGAGTAATAAAAAGCTACCTCAAGATGATAAGGTAGTTTCAGTTAATGAGCAAGTTACTGCTTATCATAAGCTAGGTAAACGTAGTGAGCTTTTTGATGACTCACTTGATTTGATCTTTCCAAATCAATCAGAGTTAATCACAGAAGATGTTAATACTTTAGAGAATAATGGCATTGCTGCTGAAAGCTTATTAAAAGAGCAAGTATCATTAGACCAGCAATTAAGTAGTACGACTACAGAATCTAAATCACAAGCTTTAATAGAAGAAGAAACATATCCATTAGGTTTTGCTTTAGCACAACTACATGGTATTTATATCTTGGCTGAAAATAAAAAAGGCTTGGTGTTAGTTGATATGCATGCTGCACATGAACGAATTTTATATGAAAGTGCAAAATCCAGCTGGCAAAAAGATCAGATGAGTAAAATTGAAACCTTATTGATTCCAATTACAATAACATTATCACAAGAAGCTTTAATTACTTTTGAAGAATTTAATGATATTTTTAGTGAATTAGGCTTTGAAATGTCACTTCTTGGGCAATCAGAGATAGTAATTCGTAGTATTCCAGCTTTTATAAAAATAAATGATTTGGAAAACTTGATTGTGCAATTATTAACTGATTTTAAAATGTTAGGTTTTTCTAAAGAGTTAGAAGCCTATTTTAATCAATTGTTAGCAACAATATCATGCCATAGTGCTGTTAGAGCAAATGATCAATTAACCATTGAAGGGATGAATGAGATTTTAAGACAAATGGAAAAAACAGTACGAAGTAATCAATGTAATCATGGCAGACCAACATGGGTTCAATTAGATTTTAAAGATTTAGATAAATTTTTTATGCGTGGCAGGTGA
- the aroB gene encoding 3-dehydroquinate synthase, which produces MIESIIVKTKDNQYPIVINDTISDFNDFIDLFRPHTNEPVAVITNEVIQPLYLKQWLNRLKQLGFVNTHVIVIQDGESSKGIETLHELYTELLDKKFTRKSLLIALGGGVIGDLVGFVAATYLRGISFMQIPTTLLAQVDSSVGGKTAINHPLGKNMIGAFYQPTAVFAELNTLDTLPAREYHAGIAEVIKYGCIYDKDFYHWLIDNKQALISRDKKALSYAIKLSCKIKAEVVENDEKETSGLRALLNFGHTFGHGIEQILGYGQWLHGEAVSCGMVIAIRLSKLLGYVSQTDEDSLVDFLSFFNLPVKLPSQVSKDALFDAMARDKKNKNNQIRYVILKSIGQAEVVDQVDRNIVEKALVV; this is translated from the coding sequence GTGATTGAATCAATCATCGTTAAGACAAAAGATAACCAATACCCAATTGTAATTAATGATACGATTTCTGATTTTAATGACTTTATTGATTTGTTTAGACCCCATACAAATGAACCTGTAGCAGTGATTACAAATGAAGTCATTCAACCATTATATCTTAAGCAGTGGTTGAATCGTCTTAAACAATTAGGGTTTGTAAATACACATGTAATTGTTATTCAAGATGGTGAGTCATCTAAAGGAATAGAAACATTACATGAACTTTATACCGAGCTATTAGATAAAAAATTTACGCGTAAATCGTTGTTAATTGCTCTAGGCGGTGGTGTGATTGGTGATTTGGTTGGCTTTGTTGCTGCAACGTACTTACGTGGTATTTCATTTATGCAAATACCAACAACTTTACTTGCTCAAGTAGATTCATCTGTTGGCGGAAAAACAGCAATTAATCATCCCTTGGGTAAAAATATGATTGGTGCTTTTTATCAACCAACAGCAGTATTTGCAGAATTAAATACTTTAGATACATTACCTGCTCGAGAGTATCATGCAGGTATTGCAGAAGTAATTAAATACGGCTGTATTTATGATAAAGATTTTTATCATTGGCTTATAGATAATAAACAAGCACTGATTAGCCGTGATAAAAAAGCCTTATCTTATGCAATTAAGTTAAGTTGCAAGATTAAAGCTGAAGTTGTTGAAAATGATGAAAAAGAAACTAGCGGTTTACGTGCCCTATTAAACTTTGGTCATACATTTGGTCATGGCATTGAGCAAATATTAGGTTATGGTCAGTGGCTTCATGGAGAGGCAGTTAGTTGTGGTATGGTAATTGCAATACGTCTTTCTAAATTATTAGGTTATGTCAGTCAAACAGATGAAGATTCACTGGTTGACTTTTTAAGCTTTTTTAATTTGCCTGTTAAGCTACCTTCTCAGGTGAGTAAAGATGCACTATTTGATGCAATGGCGAGAGATAAGAAAAATAAAAATAATCAAATTCGTTATGTTATCTTAAAATCAATTGGTCAAGCAGAAGTAGTTGATCAAGTAGACAGAAATATAGTTGAAAAAGCGCTAGTAGTATAA